Within the Zea mays cultivar B73 chromosome 10, Zm-B73-REFERENCE-NAM-5.0, whole genome shotgun sequence genome, the region ATATATTCAGACAAAGCAGCAGTTTGTTTGATATGGAATAATTGTCGCAACAGAGATTGATGCTGATCCCTACCAAATCGACCATGCAGTAGATTGCAGAAAAGGGGCCAACTCACTGCCGTATATTGTCTTTCTACAGACTGAAACCAGCATGCTACGGATGGAGAAAGATGCATTCACAATGGGAAATCCAGAGGCGAGGGTTATCCCCATCGAACAATGGAAATGACAACTTGGGTAATTTGTCTAGTGAGCGCGCGCCCTGGTTAGAATACCGATGTCTAGCCAAACAATCCTCATACAACTAACCATGGCAAATTGTATGCACGGGAGGAGATGGGGGGTGGAGCATACCCTTGCCCGGGCCAGGGAGGAAGGTCGTGACCGACCCATGCCCCTGATCCCGGAAGTAGTGGTCGTCGCGATGCCTGTATGGGCCGTCAAAGTGTTTGCCACCACCAGGATGCGGCATGGAGAACTCTGGCTTCGAGGGAAGTCCGGGTTCCGTTGAGGAGTGTTCGAGCGCCGCACGCTCCCACTGCTTGCTGAGTTTCCTGGTCTTCCATGGCGGCATCCACTTTAGGCCGACACTGCTCGAAATCGGCCGTAGCCGACTCCAAGGCCTCCACACGCTCCTCCTTGTGACGGGCGTATTCGGAGAATTGTTGCTCCCATTTGAGATCCATGGCTGCGAATTTCTTCTCCAACTCCTCCCGAATAATCTTCGTGTTGGGATCCATTGCCCAGTGCCGTTGCTGAAAACGGGTAAAGTGGTCGTGGCTGGTGGACGACTCCAGACTGGTGCTAGGGATCGACAAATCTGATACCAGAATGTTAGCAGTGGTGTGGTAGAGCACGGATTGTGCCTTGAGAAGGAAGAAGATAGGAAGTAGGAGGAAGGCGACAACTTGTTCGCTATTGCAGCATTCTGTTTTTGCTTAAACGTTTACTAAGACCTGTGCCTCCTTATATTGGGGCACTCACAAGACTCACGCTATAACCCAGTCCAGCCCACTCACGCGAGTGTTAGGCTGGCGCACACGCAAGCCACGTCGCGGCCCAGTAGTCACAGCTTCAGGTGCGTCGCGTGCAGCCATCTCCTGAACACCATCCTCCGTAGCCTGATCACCATCCTCAGCGCTGACATCACAGCAGGGAAGCAGAAAGATATGCTTTTTTAAGATTAATAATCGGCAGAAAGATACATTATAGTTCCGTGAGGTTAAATTTTGACTATAGGCAACACTTCTGCTCAGTGAACAGATTATATATTGGTTGTTTGATATCTAGAAGCTCATTGTGAAATATTCTTATCCAAATGATGTATGGTATATACAACCAGGGAGTAACTTTGCCGTGATTGTGATGTAACTTAGAGAATTAAATATTTAATTGTTTATTTTTTTCTCGAACGTGCAGAATAACTGCGCTTCATTATATTAAAATAGGAGAAAAGGTCTAATATAGACCAAAACAGATACAAAAACAGAGGCCTCCTTACAGGGGCCAACAACAAGCATATATGAAAGGATCCATCTACAGACTAAGCTCCCAAATCACTACCACTAATGAACTGGGAGGCTGCCAGGTAGGAGAGGCATTTGGCTCCTGCCATCTCCCACAAGCCTCTTTCCTCCCCCGCTAGTGTAAGGGCTGCTGCTAAGCTGGGTGTCCTTCCTTTAAAAACACATTTGTTTCAGTGGTTCCAAATTATCGAAGTTCCCAAAATGATGAGAGAGTTGAGGCCCTTCTTGATAGGATTATACACTGCTTCGGACGCCTCTTGCCACCAATTCATGAAAGATGAAGAAGAACCTGGTTGTGGGGCTAAACTCTGCAACCCAAATTGCCTTAAAAGGAAGAACCAGAATTCTCTAGTGAATTCTTGTTTTCTTGTTAGTAACTCTGTAGTTGTAtcagagtgttttgttgattataTAGTTGGTTCTTATACAACATAAACAAACTGATCACAGGTAGTAACTTGCACTGATGCAGACTGATCTCCTAATCCTTGTGAATCTTACCTTTTACCCTGTCAAAATTATTAGTTAATTTATGTGTCACATTCTTGTAAGTATAGTATTTTCTTGTCCATGAGATAAATGTTTTACTTGGcttatactccctccgtcccaattTATAATTCTTTTGACTTTTTTGGACCAAGTTTGACCGGCTTGTCTTATTCAAAATTTTCGCGAAAAACTGGAAAATTCAAGGCCAAAAttaaagtatattatatgctaaacaattCCACAGTAAAAACTTATAATAATTGTGAAATTTTTTGAATAAGACAGTCGGTCAAATTTAGGGTAAAAAAGGCAAACAAATAATAaattggaatggagggagtatgtCATTATATGCCCTTGATGTATGTGAATTAGCCAATTTATACATTATATGTTTGGTTTCACAGCACACATCTGATTATGGTCACAATTGCTCTTGCCCTAAATTTACATCATTGTAAATTTGGAAGTTGTGTGATGCTGGCAGAGCGAAAATTCCCGTAAGACTTTCGATCTAATGGACAGTTCACCAaacgcaagtgatgcacttagccAGCAAAGAAAATGATAACAAAGATTTTATTTCTGACATGTATATGCACGATGAAGCATATCTTTATGTGCTGTTTGTTAGCCTTGGTAGTGCATCCAGTTTTCTTTTGCTTACTTGCCTTTCTATTTATTGTCCTGACACTAGTTAATTGCATTTTTTATTTAGTTTTCATGGGTTTACTGTTGCTCATTGTGATGCTGGCACACCTGCTGGATGGAATGATGGTTCTGATGATCTTGTTAATGAGATTAATACCAAGATTATTGATTCCTTGCAATATGCAAGAAAAGACTACTTCCAGAACACAACAAAGGAATACCCTTCAGAGCTGAAGCCACTCTTTTCTGCCTTTGGGTTGAAAAATTTTACTATCACAACCCTAAGGTCTTTCCTATTATATTATTTGCCACTCATACAACCTAAACCTCACACTGGttctgatgatgaggatgatgatctgCTTCATGACACTCAAGAGAAAACCATGGATCTGGTTACTCCCTTCTACAATTCAGTAAAGCAAATCGTGCGGGAGGTAACTTTTTTTTACTATGATGTACTTTATGGACAATGTGATCAATTCTGTGTATAGCAGACTTCCATAAACTGGCTACTACGCCTCTCCAATAGCAAGCATTATAATGATTATATTAAAACATTAATAATGATTTCTGCAAATGGTTTTAGTCAAACTGTGATAAAAAACTCTTGATGATAAGATTGATTAGTTACAGTATGTTCTAATTTGTAACACTTCATTACCTTGATATTGAACGTTTCTAATGTGTAACATGGCGGTAACACCTGAAAGGATCTTCTTGCTTcgttatttcttttcctttcacaaAACTTGCATCTTGATCCATGCAGTTTTTATGCTTGCTGCACTTTTTAAGAATTATTTCAGTGATGTTAGTTTTCCATCCTTACTACCTTCAAAACAATAATAGTTTCTTCATCTATGTGAACTATAACTTCGCTCCTAATATCTATGTGGTTGGGGCTTGGACTCTGAATCAAGACCAAGCAGCTGGGCATACTGGGATTATTATGAATGGCTAGGTTTACTTTGTACTAGAAACCCCAAATAATGTAACCCATTAAGTGGGAGATTTATGGTACATGTAACCTGAGACCTAAGTTGTATAGTGCAAGCTTAACTTTGGCTAAAAGGCCCGTGCAAATTTTCTGTTGGAAATATAAGTTATTTACATATTGTGTCGTTACATTTCAGACTTCTATTGTAACGACCAGACGAGTATTTGAAAGGATTGTAGTTCGTCATGTTTCACAAAGAACAGCATGGAAACTTCTCAAAGGTAATAATGCCTCTCTGATGAGGTCTCTTGATATTTCGAAGTCCTACCACTATGCATTGGGTTATTGTGGTTTTATGGATCCTCTGTTTGGTGACAATAGGCATTGTATTATATCATCATGTTCATGTAGGGAATTTTAACATCTGATGCTTTAGAAACCATTAACTATAAATATGTCAAACCATGTATTTTTGTCAACAGGCTTGACAAAAAATGTGGATCACATTACTTTGTACTTCTGTTAAATTTCTTAATCATATGTCCCTCCAGTGCTATCTGGCATGATTCTTATATCTGTTCTGATATTAATGTGCTGTTAGATTTCTAGAGACATGCCCTGTGTCTCAAATAAATTCTGTTTTTACAGGAACTAAATGAATAACCTAGAACTTAACTCTTGGCCTTTTAAACTTTTCAGTCCAATTAGTTCTTACAACCTGTGAATGGTGTGATATTTGTAAATTAGATGCCAGAGCACTAATCTTATTTCACTTTGATCCTTGTGCTAGCGGCTCTCGCATGAGTGGAGTCTAGAGAAGGAATGACCGAGGCAAGCCTTACCCTTGTATTTTTGTAGCGCAATCGTGGCTGAGTCTTAGCCTTGTGCTTTGGCGTGAGActaacgaggggatttttttaacctcaGCCTGAAATTTGCTTCCACGGAAATTTGAACTCAAGACCTTAGGAGTGTTACTCAgacccacctaaccaactcagctagaggttATTTCGCATGATataaattctatgaacatttttaaCCATATTTTCACTGAAATAGGTGTAGCAAGTGGAAAAACATTGAATGGAGTTCTCACATTTTGATTCCTCATTAATGGCCATATATTTTGACTTTAAATGGATTTAGCCATGTATACCAAGGAGTACTATAATCGAGACTAGTCAGATACCCGTACATTGCTACAGTTTCTATATATCATATGAGTAgactttgttttaataaaacataaAAATGTATGTATTATATTGGTTAGGTGGGTGTGATGTGGAGCCAACAATCAAGATTTGAACACATACTTGTGCATAATTTTACCTTATTTTTTCCATAAAGCGGGAATTAGAAGGGTGATGCACAATGACTATGGAACCGTGGAAATTGGTGAATTATATAGTACAGATAATCGGATGACTGTGCGTGCATTATTACGGTTTCTATATATCACATGGATAGGCTTTGTTGTAATAAAACACAAAAGATGTGTTATGTTGGttatgtgagtgtgaatgtggAGCTAACAACTAAGGATCAAACTTCCACTTCTATATAATTTTATCTTATTTTTTCATAAATCGGGAAGGGGGATGGTGGCGCATGACTGTGGAACCATAGAACCGTGGAAACTGGTGCTTTATATAGTAAATATTAAAATGAGATCAACATGTATGACCCACTGGAAAAGGCAAATGCATCCATTAGGAACAGAACTCTCATGAACAAGCTTGTTCTGCCTTTACTTTTGGTTGAACTTGTGATAACCAACCCAAACTGCCAAAAAATATGGTGTTGCTACATTTGTATCAATCTTTACCTGAGCTTGTGTTTTTGCAAGCTTATGCATGTACCTCCACATGTATAGATATGCTACCTACATTTTCTTTCTGTGGTCATATGATATGTTGACAAGGTCACAGATATACTCTCAGTATATGATGACACTTCTATGAATCTATGTATCTATCTCGCTCTCATCTCCCAATTCATTTGTTTCAATTTATGGCTTATTATTATCACAATTTTTATGCAAACTATATCTAATTATATTTCAATAGATGCTTCAAAATCATCAAAAAGGAAAGCTGCAAGGGGGATGCCAACTCCACAGTACACATACTGTGTTGCCAGAACAACTTTCCGAGGTCTGATTTGCTTGTATTGGGTTTCTTCTTTTTCCATTGAGAGTTCTCTCAACTTTTTTGTTTGGACAGCACATGCACTGGGAATAACCGCTGCTTGGGTAGTGCAATCCATAATTGAAGTATACAGATGTTTCATCCGTAAGCCTAGTGAGGACTGTGAAGCACTATCAAGCGACGGCAATGAACAGTTTGACGATATGAATAAATTCAGATTGTTTGGGAGGAAGATTTATGGGATTACCATCAAAAGTTGTTTCTCTTTGGTTTTGGCCTCAGCTGGAGCAGGCATTGGTGCCCTCGTGCATCCAGTGCATGGACAATGGTTGGGTGAGTCATAATTTCCCTTCTGTCTTGAGTGCATATACTAAGACACTACACAATACTTTTGCAAGCATTCATTTAATAGGAATACATATATATTTTAAAGTTTCACTTTGAGCTAGCAGAATAAGGTCAGTGCATTAGCGTCAGTTCAAAGTAACATCGCTTAACTGTACTTTTTTTTTATATCTTGCAGGTTGTGCCTTGGGAGATGTTGCAGGTCCAATTATCGCTATAATTGTTTTTAAGAAGATGCAGCTACCACTATGAGAGACTGGATTTTTGGCGACCACTGGTTTTGGGTCCCTTGTGCAAGTCATGGCCTTCAGTCTtctgtgtggttggagatccctgaTCTAACTTGAAAGTTCACAGTTGATGAATAACAGCTTTCACCTCAGTGCTCGTAGTTTTGTAGCTCCCTTTACAAGATGCCTTCGGGTCTTGTGGGACATGAGCATGTACTTTTGCAGTTTTGCTAAATTTTGTACTGTCTCAGATTTGAAGGATCCAAACAAGAAATTTAATTTTACTAGATTTGAAAGGAATTGGTTTGAGAAGTAAACTCCATATCTATGGCGCCTTCCGTGATAGTACCTCTCATCAACCGTTTAGGTTATCTGAGTTCCTATCTCATTCTATCTCACATCCTGTTGAAAACTTTATTCTACAAATAGCACTATTTACAATATAAAGGATTGTTTTGCATGAACATTTATACGCACCATCTGCTGCTGGATACAGCCTTAGACTGAGACATTGAAAAAAACAGCCAAATTTTAGACAAGTGAATCAACGAGCTAGCGCCTGGCTAGGTCCAACCAGTTGAATTAAACCACCTGGCAGTAAACAGATTACAACACTGCGCTGCAGGCATGCAGCGGTTCAGTGTTGGACAATGCAGCTGCAGTGGCGGACATGGTCCAAAGACTTCGCATTCAACTTTATTTATTGCATGTAACTTTGAAAATTAAATAAGATGcgaaataagaaaaagggaaaagttGAAATCGTTTATTTCCATCCCCTCCTCCCTTATCTCCCGCGCTCTGCTCCTCCCAGTCCCAGACTCCCATCCTCGTCTCCGCCATGGCCGCCGTCGGCATCCCCTCCCCTCCGGCGCCACACGTCTTCGCGCCCGCCGCATCTCCTTCCTCCTCCACGTACTCCACACTGGCCCCCCGCCGTCTCCGCCTCTCCACCCGACTCGGactcgccgccgccgcggcgtCGTGCCGTACGCGGTGCGCCGCCGCTGCCGATGGCGGGGCCGCGGCCTCGGAGGGTGCCTCTGCGGTGGCGGAGCTGGAGGGGGACCCCGACGCTGGCACAGACGTTGCCGGAGGCGCCGCGACCTCCACGCGGCCGCCCTACTCGCTCATCTCCGCGGACAACGTGCAGAAGGCGATGCGCGGCCTCGGTGCGTCTTTCTTGATTCATTTGACGCGTTCGACTCATCTGTTGTTGTTGTTGGCATGTGAATTGGGTGAAGCCAAGCTGCTTAGAAATTTTCAGTTTGGGGACTGAGGCGCTTTATTTGAAGCATTTATATTTTAGATTCTAACAGGGTTACAATGTTATGCGGCAACGAAAAGTGTAAAGTATCTCGGTGAAAAAATAAGGGAGGGTGGATGTCCGTATAGTGCTTACTGATAATTCATTTGCACTGGATGATGTTTGTTTGGTGTAGCATGCTGAAGTGTCTGTATACCGATATTGTTTTAGTC harbors:
- the LOC100276490 gene encoding uncharacterized protein LOC100276490; translated protein: MTIGVALLLDLTSRLPRAGASAASAAVRSHPGLSTTAFAATAAAALSSSGVPLSARHLFGFHGFTVAHCDAGTPAGWNDGSDDLVNEINTKIIDSLQYARKDYFQNTTKEYPSELKPLFSAFGLKNFTITTLRSFLLYYLPLIQPKPHTGSDDEDDDLLHDTQEKTMDLVTPFYNSVKQIVRETSIVTTRRVFERIVVRHVSQRTAWKLLKDASKSSKRKAARGMPTPQYTYCVARTTFRAHALGITAAWVVQSIIEVYRCFIRKPSEDCEALSSDGNEQFDDMNKFRLFGRKIYGITIKSCFSLVLASAGAGIGALVHPVHGQWLGCALGDVAGPIIAIIVFKKMQLPL